In Mus caroli chromosome 16, CAROLI_EIJ_v1.1, whole genome shotgun sequence, the sequence CAGGTTCAACaagttatattttttttatttctacactAAAGGAAAAGATCACACATTTGAGAGGGACGAATTTGTGAGTGCATCTAAGGGGTTAGAGGGAAGAAACGGAATgagggaatgatgtaattatactgTACTGTAAAACATGCTGCTAACTACTTTTGCAACGAAGTCCTCAACACATTTTTACTTTGCAAAGTACTACTGGGCCAAAACTAAAGCTCTAAAGCAAACACAaagaatttaatttattaaacagTTAATATTCTACAAGAGACTTCACCAGAAATCAGTGATGAATTATTAAGAATTAAATACAGTGAAAATTTTATGTGCTTAACTCCATCAAATAAAACCTATTTGCTCTAGAATGATCTAATGTATTGTAATCTGgggaaaatgaatatatatattgcataattataatatataattaaatatgatatatatgtgcatatatattgcGTTATTAAATTTTAGGAtcaaaaaatctaaaattctaaaagaaataagCAGATAAAAGTGAAATCTATTTTACCCATTGAATATTATACTGAGTAGAAACTTACTGAATTATTAAGAAGTATTTCATTCAGGTATTAAAACGGCTAACCTTTATGTTACaaaatgcttttcattttaaaaatcaacaatttAAAGTTGACTCacaattttcctttgaaatacatataatttataattagaaaaatacatgttaaaaatttaattgaacaaaaaaggaaaaattcacaTATTTTTGTGgtctaataataaatacaattgaCAATCTGATGAGTGTTCTTGCTATATTTTCCAATTTCTactacactattttttttttaatttccaggcACATAAATTTTAGCCTTGACTTTGTcattgatattatttatttaatattttgagtgACGCTAACATTTCCTATGTAATCACATGATTACTGCTGGAAGGTTCTCATAAAAACCTTATTGAGTCAAGTTCTTTTATTCAATCTATATGTATTACAGAGCCCAATATCATGCCAGACTACCCAGGGACATTCTTTTGAACACAGACACCTAGTACTGGTTTGAACACttccctgttttattttgttttgctttgtctctttttgtttttaaggtttattttattgatatgaggtcactggagctgtcttcagatgcaccagaagaaggaatcagatcccattacagatggtttgtgagccaccatgtggatgctgggatttgaactcaggacctctgaaagagcagtctcttaaccgctgagtcatctctccagcccttgtttctttgttttaaagaggaATATCTCAGAAACTCTCAGCTCCTGATTATAAAGATTTCAAGCCCttcttaggaagcagagaaactTTGCAGAGAAGACGGTGAACACCTGCagatccttttgtttttgttttctacgGAGGATTTCTTAAATGCTTCTCAGAATAGCAATGAAGGAAGTGCGCCTCAGATGTCAACAAGGGCACACACATCCTCCGTTCTGAGAGAAGATAATGAGCAGAAACTGAGAAGCATCTTCTCTTCAGAGTAAGAACTCACTTAACTCCGGAGCCTCAGTCATTCAGGGAGGGAATCTTTCTGCAAATGGCTTAACCTGCAGAGAAGAAATCTTGCCTCTGTTCTCAACAAGCTTAGGGAAGGTTGTCTTTGTGCTGGGAGTTCAGAGCTTTAAATGAAAATTAGTACTAGTAAGAACTGTGTTGTTCGTGAAAAGGTATTACTAACTAGGTACTGATAACTAGGTACTGATAACTAGGTACTGATAACTAGGTACTGATAACTAGGTACTGATAACTAGGTACTGATAACTAGCCTTTGCCCTCTTGGTCTGAAAAACAAATTTCAATGTGATTGAAAGTATGAATTCATCACAATATCTTCATAAATACTaaatattacatttctttttagaaaaaactactattttatacattattttttccttttctttttctttttcattttctttttccttttctttttctttttcaaagtaaTCATCttgaggcaggagagctggcttagCATTTAtgggctctcccctcccccacactcccaaCTTGTAATGCTGCTTCTTGaaacctgagttcaggtctcagCACCACAGCAGGTGGCTCACTACCATTTGTAACtatggcgcactcctttaatcccagcactcaggaggcagaggcaggaggatttctgagttccaggccagcctggtctacagagtgagttccaggacagccagggctatacagagaaaccctgtctcagaaacaaaaaacaaaaaacaaaaacaataaaaaaccctcaaaacaCCCTGATAAAAGTGCATTTCAGTCTTCAAGGGGGCATGGATGATAAACATCCACTTCCAGTCATGTTAGTGTATGTAGTCATGTGCTTGCTTATTCCTGGAAGAATCAGGGTGAAATATGCAAATTAATTCATGTCAGAAGTTTTATGAAGGGTCAACATTGCATTTGAGCAGGAGAAATAAAACCATTTAAGCTTTACAAGTGAAGTCGTACCTTTCTGTACTTAACTCTCTCATACCTGTATTTAAAGGAGGATCAACCTTTGCTGGCAAGATGGATTAAAGGCCAGAGATtggctctgtgtctttctctttctctttctttctttctttctttctttctttctttctttctttctttctttctttctttctttctttctttctttctttctttttttctttctttctttctttttttctttctttctttctttccttccttccttccttccttccttccttccttcNtttccttccttccttccttccttccttccttccttcgttctttctttctttctttctttctttctttctttctttctttctttctttcctctctttcccttccttccttcctttcttttttctttctttctttctttctttctttctttctttctttctttctttctttctttcttctctttcctttccttccttccttccttccttccttctttctttctttctttctttctttctttctttctttctttctttctttctttctttcctctctttcccttccttccttccttccttccttccttccttccttccttcctctttctttttttgaagatgattttgtaattatatttatgttcaGAGAACTTAgcagtgtacatttaacccagtttagtggcgagttctttagcctttgccttttccactTGGCAATGCGAGCTACTCACTTAGAACCCAGGAtgttgcctccccagtggtgggGGATCTCATCATAGCTGTCActataattggtcctaatagcttccaccagcttagccagagtaCACATGTCTtccgagttaacctgtgtgaagacaacagtggtgcatgtctttctGTGGACTAGGTACTCCAGCCTGGACTTTCCCTTGATGATACAGTAGGGCACCCCCATCTTTCAACACaaggcaggcaggaaaaccaccaacTCAATGGGTTCTACACCAGCtgagccttttgtttgtttgtttgtttgtttgttatttttgttttttgagacagggtttctctgggtagccctggctgtcctggaactcactttgtagaccaggctgtcctagaactcagaaatccacctgcctttgcctcctgggtgctaggattaaaggtgtgtgccaccatgctcgactttcagctgagccttcttgttttTCACCATAGTGGTGACTATATTGACTCCTGCTCagaggacaggtggtctcttaCTTTCCAAGTGTCTGTTTTGCCACAGCATTTAGTAGAGTGCCACAGGATAGTTTCCACTcccgtcacacacacacatacacacacacacacacacaattatatacaAGTGACAAAGGAATTACAACATGATAAACAGGAAATAATGCggaagaaatttcattttattgaaaagtaaaattataatttttcctACATATCAGTGCCCTGGGATTTTATAAGCAAATGACCAAAAATCAGTCAGCAAGCGTAAATTCTCAGTAGAATCCAGAAAGTCTTCCATAGCAGCATGGGCGATAGGTACTGTAGGCATAGCgagagccacagccacagccatagccGTAGCCCAGGCCACCATAGCCGTAACCCAGGCCACCATAGCCGTAGCCCAGGCCACCATAGCCGTAGCCCAGGCCACCATAGCCATAACCCAGGCCACCATAGCCGTAGCCCAGGCCACCAAAGTAGTTTCCGTAGCACATGCTGTCAGGAATGGGAGTTTTCTTGAGGCAGATGAGGAGCTTGTGGTGTGTGAGTCTGCTGCTAACCGGGTGTGGGTCCTTTTATACTGCCTGAATGGCATGTGAGGCAAACCACAGAGTCCTCCAAACTCATTAGCATGAAAAGAAACGACAGATACGCCCTCAACAAACATGCCAGCCATGTGTGCAAGATGAAATTGTCAGTGTCAGGATTTCTAAAAGCTGAGATCATGAAACTCCTGGTGACTTCTCTGCTTCTATGTCTTTCAGAGATGGCCTACTTAAATTTCTAGTTGTAAAACTGATCAGAGTCTGACATAACAACATAAAATACTTGTGTCGTGCCTCCCAAGAGTTGATGTTTTCCAGTTTCTATCTCTGGGCTAACTAcactccttgtccacctgagaAGCCTTTAGACCGCTCGCTTCCTCAGTTCACGTCAGAAATAAATGTCTGAACCCCCGTTCTTCTTGTCTGCTCTAGGCTTACATTCCGTGCGTACATTGgttagtttttcttcattttatatgaCACCAAAATCTTCACTTCCTATCAACGTGTTGCTTTGTTCAGAGGTTTAGCGATAACTTTCCCGCGCCCTGCATCTCCGCTTCTAACGGCTCCAGATCACTAGTCTGTttttctctgctccccacccccttttattatttttcttttggagaacTTCTATATCTGTACTGCATTTACACTACTCCTGTCCCCaactccctctcaaatttatgatctatccttctttaaattttattgtatatgcaTATTAGGTATACATACATCCTTCGGGACCTATTTCAGGTTGGTTGATGTATATGGATTTAGGGTGACTGCTGGTATTGCATAACTTATCAGAGGACAAGTTCCTGAAGAAGACTGAATATCCCTGTCTCAGCATCCAATCTGTAGCTTTTCATCATCAGCTGGGACCTTGTgtcttcccttctccctgttgTTGTTCTTGTACTGGTCTCACAGGACAACCATGCTTTTGATATTTCATGAGTGTAGCTTCCttgaaatatattaaagacaTTATCACAATATAAGCATTCCCTTTCCACCCCCTAACCCCCTGATACAGAAATGAAGCACGGGAACTTTAGAAACTCATTCATTTGTTGTTTGACAAATTCCCCAAACCATTAGTGGAATATATGCACAAAACAACCAGCCTCTGTTTTCTAAAAGTatcaatgaaataaatgaaaaaggagcAAGCTTATAAGAATAAATTAGGCACCAATACTTCTAGACTTTcactctctccactcctcctagTCTCCCTCCCTTATCTCCCCCTTTTAACCCAGATCTAATcttaataaaagcaaataattgTTAGATGTGGGAAAGAGAACATGTTCAAAGTAAATTATATATTCATGCAAGAACGTCTTTATGAAGTCCAtcacaatagaaaataaatataaatcaatataaatgttatactaagaaaaaatatatgtacGGAGGAAAGAAGCTAGAATGATTTCACCATTATAAATGATTAGGGGGATGGGGACTTAGCTCAGtcgtagagcacttgcctagcaagcacaacaccctgggttcagtcctcagctctggaaaaagaaagacaaaataaataattaggaGAGAGCAATTACGAGATAGAGTCAGATACAGAAAATTCAGGTTGCAAAATAGTAGCTCAGTCTTGGGTTAAACAGTCAACTGGTTCATAAACTCAAAAGCTGAGACTAAGATAAAAACTGAGGCTCTGGGGAGACCATAAGAAGGTTAGAGCCCTAATGTTGAGGATGGCTTCTGTAAAGGACTCATACATGCTATAGAAGATATCATCTTAGAGTCTTAGGCATGTCTgcatattaaaaagagaaagttgtTGAGATGGGCAGCAAACAAATCAGGAATGTTAATGGACTCCAGGAAAGAAGAGCctatgtggaagaggagatgCAGGCACGAGTAGACCTATTGATCATGGGTCTCATCctcaagagacagagaggctATCTCTATAGTTCCTCAGCCTTTCTTTGAGCTGTGTGCACTTGAGAGTTATTCAGGGGCTATGCTGCTACTCTCTTTAGATCAGCCCAGGTTTCTCTCTTGTTTCACTGTCTGGGTCACATTCTATTTCTATGTTATTATGTACTGCTAGAGTCTTGTCTGTTTATAATATCACAATGCAAGTGATATAAGCTCCCTCATTATTGATAATGTTCGTGTCATTTTGTGttaattgaatatatattattgcttcattttcttttttattggttatatgatttatttatatttcaaatgttagcgTTCTTCACCGTTTATCCTCTGCAAATCCCATCCCAGTCCCCtaccacctgcttctatgagggggcTCTTTCACCTACCCACATACTCCTGACTCATCACCCTAGAATTCTGCTAagctgggcatcaagccttcacaggacaaagggcctcttctcccattgatgccagataaggttattctctgctacatatgtaactggagccatgtgtccctccatgtgttttctttggtttggtttctggtttagtccctgggagttaaggggattctggttggttgatattgttgttcttcctatgtggtcacaaactccttcagctccttcagtacttctcCCAACTCCTCTGTTGGGATCTCTGTGCTCAGTACagtggttggctacaagcatccacatctgtattggtcatgctctggcagagcctctcaggggatatctatgtcaggctcctgtcagcaagggcttcttggcatcatcaatagtgtctgggtttgatggctacatatgggatggatccccccaggttgggcagtctctggttggcctttctttcagtttctgtcccactctttgtccctggatgtatttcctttagacaggagtaattctgggttaTAAGTTTTGAAAGGGGTGGGTGGCCCCTTCCTtcaaccaggggctgtgcctaacctctcATTGAGTATATTATGCAGTCATTCAGCAGTTTACACAAATGTGTGCAGATTGGAAAGACTGTGTGAGAGTATGTTAAGCATTCTGTTGGGTCATCAAATACTTGAACTATTTTACAGTCTGTGACTATTTCATTCCTCTCAAAAATGTCTACTATagttactcatttttattttgttataaaaagaACTTTGCATTCTCAGCATTGATTCGTTcacccattttcttcctttgttcaaaGCATTATAACTATTCCCAGAGACTATCTAGGGCTCTGCCAGCAAGATCTTCTTAGAGGCTTCATGATATTTCTCTGAGGCTTTACTCAAATTTTTACTTTCTCCAATGTTCAAAGCACATACTGCACTTTCTATTTCAAACCCTGAAATATTTGACATTCAGAACATCTTAGTACAAGACAATACATTCTTTGGTCAATTAAATTTTAAGAAGAttactcataaaatatttttaatacatacaATAAACTTCATTTTGAAGAATTCTCTAACATTGTGAACTTAGGAATTCCAAGAGAGTGAGCAGCTTTTATACTATTTCCAGTAATTTTTCATCACAAATGTTTATTGTGATCGATGATATTTACATATGTGGAGAAATTTGCTGACTCTTCAAAATACACCATAGGTACAAATCACTTCTTTTACAGGAAAGTTTTCAACCAACATGTTAAGATCAAGTAGATAAAATTTAGTTATTAATAAATACTCATTGAAAAACAATAGGTTGGCTCAAGGTGGAAAGACACTTATTGCCAAATGTAACAACTTGAATCAGTCCCTAGGActcagaagaaaagaactgagttctacaatttgtcctctgacacacacatgtgccctgtgtctcacatgtacacaggcatataaacacacacacacacacacacacagtagagttTGCTCAGTGTTTCAAAAGAGGACCTAGGTCCAATAGGGAACAcacacaaggtggctcacaaccttataactcctgttccaggacaTCTGACATTCTATGTTGCCCTttgtaggcaccaggcacacaagtatTACACAGACATGCTAATTTCATCCTAACAGTATGTTCAGCACTCTGTTACTAAACAGTGTACATATAAACACCAGTATAAACTTTTGAGTGACTAAAACTATTGAAGTTTTCactatgttcatttatttattttgatttttatcacaGTTGATGAAATCAGTAACACATTTCTTCATAAATCTGCTAAGTAAGTGTAGGGCGTCTTCCAAACAATCTCTTTATTTTCAGTACCcctaaataattcaaaatttacCTTGGACAAAAGAAGTGTTAAAAGTATCTTATAGACAAATGTTGAAGGCTAAGACTAAAATAATAATCTGTGGTTATAAAAGCAGGCCAACTGAAGCTATCAAAAATGCTCCAGTGTCTATTTGCATACCagtgtctttttaaattataacaaCACCCAGTGTTACCTGTAACTGCTTACATTGTTGTATAAAGTGATTAAAGCTACCATGATTTGTAATAGATGCTTCTCtaacattttaagtgttttcttAACAGCACATAAATATATTAGTCATAAAATTAGCCAATGGCACAAGCCCATAGTGGGTCCCACCCACACTGAGAGAATATAAAAGGGCCTCCACTCAGGCAGAAGTATACAGACTCAAGTCACCTACTCTCCTCTCTACTCAAGAACAACCTCAACAACCAGCACCATGTGTGGCTACTATGGAAACTACTATGGCGGCAGAGGCTATGGCTGCTGTGGCTATGGAGGCCTGGGCTATGGCTATGGAGGCCTGGGCTGTGGCTATGGCTCCTACTATGGCTGTGGCTACCGTGGANTGGGCtgtggctatggctatggctgtggctatggctcAGGCTCTCTCTATGGCTGTGGCTATGGATGCGGTTCTGGCTATGGATCTGGATTTGGCTACTACTAAAGACATCATAAGAGACTCTCGTCTTCTCCAATTCTGACTTTAAGACTCACCAAATACACTGAGCCTCCTCTCTGAAGATGATGTTGCCAAGAAGTTTATTAGGATCTGCTGTGACTTGCATCGAGGCCACATGCTTCCTGGATGTCCCTCATAAAAAGAGGGAATGAAATTGACATGACTTGTGTCACTTCCATGGTTCTCAGTATAATATCATCAGAGCAATGGTCTTGATGACTCTGACTCTTGTTCTCATTTATCTTGTCTCTAATAAACAtctttaattcaaaataaatgctagttttatttcatttgtcaATCTTGAAAATGTCTTATTGCAATGGTTGGTTTCTGAATCCATGAAAGACAATGAACACTCTCTTGGATGTCACCTACTATTACTGGGTCAACTTCTTTACTACGTTCAGGTTTGTCATCCCATGAAAATGTGTTTCTGTAAAGCCCAGCTTCCCATTCCATTAGTGAGGAAAGATTTGTCCTGCTATGTAACTCTCAAATATAGACACTACTTTGTATAAATTCACTTAATTAGCATCTGGGAACCAATGGAgttaaaatttacataattttcatAAACCTTATATCTCAAAGCCAACTACTGCTTTCTCATCTTAATGCCTACCCTACAAAAAAGATTTGCTGTCTAACAGTATTTTGTGAAATACTCACACACAATCTTGCATACACTGTCTCCTTTGGTTTGCTATTAGAAGGAAGCCACAGGCCAAGTAACAATGCAGAATAGTAGCTCATGCTCTGCCCACAAAGGTCAGTGTCTCTGCCATGATAGGAATTAAATATATCCCTGCATCCAACATGCCATGTATGTTGGGGTTTTTATGTTGGAGAGGCTTTGGTAGAATTTTATGGATTAGACATCTAGAAATACAGTTGCTTTTTTCTCAACACAGCTTGGCCTTTGTCTTCTGCTGCTTCCAAAGAAAGTAACTCCTTTCTGGTTTCCATTTTGTATGTCTGCTCTTCTTAAGGGAAGGATCTATTCTAAGTAGgactttaaaattataaacattaaCTTCTGCAAAGCCATCACATGTCACTTGAAATATACCGTCAACCACTTTGCTAACATTAAAGCTGCCAAGTAGAGCTTTAGCGTTTTCATTTTCATTGGTCCATTGTTGGCCATTCCTGGAGACCCAGTAATCTGAGGTAcgcagaaggctgaggcaggaggtttgcaaGTTCAAAGACATCCAAGATAGCTTGTCTTTAAGGGAAAAAGTCAAAGGAGTGAGAATATACTAGCAGAATAGGGAGCTTTCGCAGCATGAAAGAATCTCTATCTACAATACTGTGTACCATTAAATACACACTGAAATAAATAAGTGTATCTCATTTCTATATGTCTCATAACTAATCTGTTTTCTATTGATCGTCTCCTTCTTTGTACCTGCTTTGGTTTATTGAGTAGTGCTTCCTGAAGTTCATTAAAGTGTGAGTAATAACTCAGTTTCAATACCTTTTCATTTTTACTGACAAAAGTGTTTAGTGGTGTGAATTTTCTCTAATTACTGCTTTACTTTGGGAGGTTTTCTTCAAGTGTAATCTTATCGCTATTACTTACTTTGAAATGGTAATTTTATACTTTTAGACCACATTTTCTCACTTGCCTGGAAGTTGTCTAATCAGAGATTTCCTCTCCATCTCAAGAGCTtgtctatttttattgttgttgttgtgagcaATTTTAGCTTTGCTTCGTGGCAAGCAGAGAGAATTTGTACAAGCTCCTTTTTCCTTGTACCTTGTATCAGTGTTTATGTACGTTC encodes:
- the LOC110311178 gene encoding keratin-associated protein 19-4-like → MCYGNYFGGLGYGYGGLGYGYGGLGYGYGGLGYGYGGLGYGYGGLGYGYGCGCGSRYAYSTYRPCCYGRLSGFY
- the LOC110311161 gene encoding keratin-associated protein 6-5-like → MCGYYGNYYGGRGYGCCGYGGLGYGYGGLGCGYGSYYGCGYRGXGCGYGYGCGYGSGSLYGCGYGCGSGYGSGFGYY